In Rhodamnia argentea isolate NSW1041297 chromosome 11, ASM2092103v1, whole genome shotgun sequence, one genomic interval encodes:
- the LOC115744033 gene encoding shikimate kinase, chloroplastic isoform X1, which translates to MMDAKIAQRPQFSAWIDSDKVGRKSSSSLRVPQKLREGRCRVLISAHLQPTRSSNRHKSISLEVPCSYREFPGAPRLQSGSFNSPFDEALILQNKSQEIEPYLSGRCIYLVGMMGSGKTTVGKILSQVLGYNFCDSDKLVEEDVGTSVADIFKLYGEGFFREKETEMLKRLSRMHQMVVSTGGGAVIRPVNWRYMQHGISVWLDVPLEALAQRIAAVGTNSRPLLHDESGDAYTKALTRLSTLLEERSESYAYANARVSLEEIAAKLGYRDVSYISPTAIAIEALERIECFLREEDGMAFGTL; encoded by the exons ATGATGGATGCCAAAATTGCACAAAGGCCACAGTTCTCTGCATGGATTGATTCGGACAAGGTTGGAAGAAAATCGAGCAGCTCGCTGCGGGTTCCGCAAAAATTACGAGAAGGGAGATGTCGTGTGCTCATTTCGGCCCATTTACAGCCTACGAGAAGTTCTAATCGGCATAAATCGATCTCTTTAGAAGTTCCGTGTTCGTACCGAGAGTTTCCAGGAG CTCCAAGATTGCAATCTGGAAGTTTCAACTCTCCTTTTGATGAAGCTTTGATACTGCAG AATAAATCGCAAGAGATTGAGCCATATTTAAGTGGGCGCTGTATATATCTTGTTG GAATGATGGGTTCCGGAAAAACCACCGTTGGCAAGATCCTGTCTCAAGTACTTGGTTATAATTTTTGTGACAG TGACAAGTTGGTGGAGGAGGATGTGGGAACTTCTGTAGCTGATATCTTCAAGCTCTATGGAGAGGGATTCTTCAGAGAGAAGGAG ACCGAGATGTTGAAAAGGTTATCAAGAATGCATCAGATGGTGGTTTCTACCGGTGGTGGTGCTGTTATTCGTCCTGTCAATTG GAGATACATGCAACACGGGATTAGTGTCTGGTTAGATGTGCCTTTGGAAGCATTGGCACAGAGAATTGCTGCTGTGGGAACAAATTCTCGTCCACTTTTGCATGATGAATCGGGTGATGCCTACACAAAG GCATTAACACGCTTGTCTACTCTTTTGGAAGAGAGGAGTGAATCATATGCATATGCCAATGCTCGGGTTTCTTTGGAAG AAATTGCAGCTAAACTAGGTTACAGAGACGTGTCTTATATCTCACCAACTGCTATTGCTATTGAG GCACTTGAAAGAATTGAGTGTTTCCTGAGGGAGGAAGATGGCATGGCGTTTGGGACACTGTAG
- the LOC115744033 gene encoding shikimate kinase, chloroplastic isoform X2, whose protein sequence is MMDAKIAQRPQFSAWIDSDKVGRKSSSSLRVPQKLREGRCRVLISAHLQPTRSSNRHKSISLEVPCSYREFPGAPRLQSGSFNSPFDEALILQNKSQEIEPYLSGRCIYLVGMMGSGKTTVGKILSQVLGYNFCDSDKLVEEDVGTSVADIFKLYGEGFFREKETEMLKRLSRMHQMVVSTGGGAVIRPVNWRYMQHGISVWLDVPLEALAQRIAAVGTNSRPLLHDESGDAYTKALTRLSTLLEERSESYAYANARVSLEGTLSSTASALTSMHFSS, encoded by the exons ATGATGGATGCCAAAATTGCACAAAGGCCACAGTTCTCTGCATGGATTGATTCGGACAAGGTTGGAAGAAAATCGAGCAGCTCGCTGCGGGTTCCGCAAAAATTACGAGAAGGGAGATGTCGTGTGCTCATTTCGGCCCATTTACAGCCTACGAGAAGTTCTAATCGGCATAAATCGATCTCTTTAGAAGTTCCGTGTTCGTACCGAGAGTTTCCAGGAG CTCCAAGATTGCAATCTGGAAGTTTCAACTCTCCTTTTGATGAAGCTTTGATACTGCAG AATAAATCGCAAGAGATTGAGCCATATTTAAGTGGGCGCTGTATATATCTTGTTG GAATGATGGGTTCCGGAAAAACCACCGTTGGCAAGATCCTGTCTCAAGTACTTGGTTATAATTTTTGTGACAG TGACAAGTTGGTGGAGGAGGATGTGGGAACTTCTGTAGCTGATATCTTCAAGCTCTATGGAGAGGGATTCTTCAGAGAGAAGGAG ACCGAGATGTTGAAAAGGTTATCAAGAATGCATCAGATGGTGGTTTCTACCGGTGGTGGTGCTGTTATTCGTCCTGTCAATTG GAGATACATGCAACACGGGATTAGTGTCTGGTTAGATGTGCCTTTGGAAGCATTGGCACAGAGAATTGCTGCTGTGGGAACAAATTCTCGTCCACTTTTGCATGATGAATCGGGTGATGCCTACACAAAG GCATTAACACGCTTGTCTACTCTTTTGGAAGAGAGGAGTGAATCATATGCATATGCCAATGCTCGGGTTTCTTTGGAAGGTACGCTCAGTTCAACTGCAAGTGCACTCACATCCATGCACTTTTCATCTTAA
- the LOC115744030 gene encoding F-box/kelch-repeat protein SKIP6, giving the protein MSTAPSAAPAAATPLIPSLPDDVAVNIIARVPRSHHPTLSLVSKAFHSLLSSPLLFSARRLLGCTEPSLYLALRHPSSPSHLWFTLYSNANPNPAAPKQHRLFPIAPIPSPSVGSTFAALGPLIYVLGGSVNDVASPCVWVLDCRFHRWKPGPAMRVGREFAASGVVGEKVYVLGGCTVDSWSRANHWAEVLDPGARTWAAVPSSSVEVREKWMHASAVVDERIYAMADRGGIVYDVDKEVWESVESELDMGWRGRACVIDGVLYCYDYLGKIRGFDVKEGVWKELKGVEKGLPKFLCGATMGNLSGNLVVVWEGKGGGKEMEVWCAEIAVKKDEHGELVGCICWSDSILKVSNGSSIVSCLAVAL; this is encoded by the coding sequence ATGTCCACCGCTCCCTCCGCCGCTCCGGCCGCCGCGACCCCACTGATCCCCTCCCTCCCGGACGACGTCGCCGTGAACATCATAGCGCGAGTCCCCCGTTCCCACCACCCCACTCTCTCCCTCGTCTCCAAGGCCTTCCACTCCCTCCTCTCTTCCCCTCTCCTCTTCTCCGCGCGCCGCCTCCTCGGCTGCACTGAGCCCTCCCTCTACCTCGCCCTCCGCCACCCCTCCTCCCCTTCCCACCTCTGGTTCACCCTCTACTCCAACGCCAACCCAAACCCCGCCGCTCCGAAGCAGCACCGACTCTTCCCCATAGCCCCCATCCCTTCCCCTTCGGTCGGCTCCACTTTCGCCGCCCTCGGCCCCCTGATCTACGTCCTCGGTGGGTCCGTCAATGATGTGGCCTCGCCCTGCGTCTGGGTGCTTGACTGCCGGTTCCACCGGTGGAAGCCTGGACCCGCCATGCGGGTGGGGCGGGAGTTTGCTGCTTCGGGCGTGGTCGGGGAGAAGGTTTACGTCTTGGGTGGATGCACTGTGGATTCGTGGTCCCGAGCCAACCATTGGGCGGAGGTCCTGGACCCGGGTGCCAGAACGTGGGCGGCAGTTCCGTCCTCATCGGTTGAGGTGAGGGAGAAGTGGATGCATGCTAGCGCCGTTGTGGATGAGAGGATCTATGCCATGGCAGACCGGGGCGGGATCGTGTACGATGTGGACAAGGAGGTTTGGGAGAGTGTGGAAAGTGAGCTCGACATGGGATGGAGAGGGAGGGCTTGTGTGATTGACGGGGTTTTGTATTGCTATGACTATCTGGGGAAGATTAGAGGGTTTGATGTGAAGGAAGGGGTTTGGAAGGAGTTGAAGGGCGTGGAAAAAGGGCTACCGAAGTTCTTGTGCGGTGCAACGATGGGGAATTTGAGCGGGAATTTGGTGGTGGTTTGGGAGGGGAAGGGTGGTGggaaggagatggaggtctGGTGTGCTGAGATTGCTGTAAAGAAGGACGAGCATGGGGAATTAGTGGGGTGTATTTGCTGGTCGGATTCGATCCTCAAGGTATCCAATGGATCTTCCATTGTCAGTTGCTTGGCGGTGGCATTGTGA